GCATCGAAGTCCTGCGGGAGCGGGGCGGCTTCTACCGCTATCGGACTTTCCTGGGCTCCCTGGGGAACCTGATTCTCCGCTACACCATTGCACGGGACATGGGAACGCTGGAAGACCTCTACATCACCTCGGATGAAATCGGGATCACCTCTTCCCACCGTATTCCCTTCAAAGATTTGTCACTGCCCCTGGACCGCGACGCACTGGAGCGCTGGGTCAGGGAGCACCTGCGAATGCTCCGGGCCCTTTTCCCCCTCAATACTTTTTGCGATGCGCTGCCGCCTCCCCTCCTCGTGGAAGAATTGACGGATTTTCTCTATGACCGCCGCGTATTTGAAGCTTTTTCGCGGTATTTGACCCTCTCCTCGGAAGTCGTATCCGGCGATCCCGGCTGCCTCGACCCATACCGGGAGCAACCGGTGAACCGGGAACCGGTTTTTCTGCAGGTGGCGGACTCGATCCCCCTCCTCGCCCTTGAAAAAGAACGATGGTCCATCCACGAGGGAAGGCCTTCCTTTACCCTGCAGCCGGGCCTAAGACACCTTTCACGCCCCCTCACCGGAACGATGGTCGGCGAATACATGCGCCACGAGCAGTGCCGGCGCTGGCTGAGCTTCCATTTTCTGCCCCCCGAGGCGCAGCCCCCGGGAAGAGTGCGAGTGGATACGGACCTCGAAACGGTGCGAACCGAACGGGGGCTCCTGCACGAAAAGCGCGTCCTCGACCATATCCGGCAGGCGCACGAGACTCTCATCGTCATCGAAGAAACGGATAAAGACGGCAAACCGCGCTCCCTGAAAGAACGTCTCGACGAAACCCGCAGGCAAATGGAATACGCCATTCAACGCATCCGGCCCAAAGAATCCGCCTGCATCGCCCAGGCGGTGCTCCTTGTCCCATCTCTCCTGGCAGATCATTATGAACCGCAGATCCATGAGACCGATGCATCCTCTCAGGGTGACCCGGGGCCAGAGCCCCAACCTGAGCTCCAAATGGATTCCTTGCCGGCACGGATAGAGGGCATCGGCATTCCGGACCTCATTCGAATATCCCTGGCACCCGACGGCCCCCTCCTGGAGGTCGGGGACATCAAGGACAGCCCCCTCCCCTATTACAGCCAGAAATGGCAGGTGGCCTTTTATGCCCTGCTCTTGAAGGATTGGATGCATTCCCAAGGGGCTCTTTTTTCCGCCCGGGTCTCCAATGCCGGTTTTCTCATCACCCGGCCGGCCCGGGGAAGCGTGGAACCCGTCATTCATCGCTTCGATCTCGATCCATACCTGGCCGCATTCCCCGCACTTTTCCAAAACATGGCGGCAGTGCTCCAACGCTCCCCGTCCGAGGCGACCTGGCGGCTTCAGGAACACTGCACGACCTGCCCCTATTTTGAAACCTGTTACCGGGAGGCCCTGCTGGACGAAGAGATCCAGTTCCTGCCCCGGCTGAGCCCCGGAGCGCTCGAAAAAATGAGGCGGCTCGGATTCAAAAGCATCGACGATGCTTCGAGTTGGTTTGAGGAAATCGTTTCATGAAAGATAAAGCTGCATCGGCAACACCGCCTGACAGCCATAAAGGCGCATCCTTCACTCCCCACCAGAGGGAGAGGCTCAAAGAATGTCTTCATGCTCTCAAGACCCGGCAGATCTACCTTCGGGATCCTGGAACACGGCTTTTCCCAATGAACCTTTCCACGGCCTTCTTTGTAAACCTGGTGCGGGACCCCGTTTTGGGGCTGCCGCAGGTCCTGGCCTATCGTGCCGTGGATGAAGGAGGAAGAGTGGTCGATGCCGCCTGCTGGGCGATTGTAAGGGAAGACGAACTGCCTGCTGTCCGGCAGTCGTTTTCGAACCGGTTTCTGACGGCCTGGAAAAAATCCATTGCCGATGGAAAGGGACCGCACCTTTTCCATTTTGGGGAAGGAACCTGGCAAGGACTCCGGGAATGGGCAGAAGAGGCAGGAAGTCCCAACCGGCTCAGTTTTCTCTGGGAACCGGGGCGTTGCCATCATACGGACCTTCGCCGTCTGATCCGGGAGCGCTTCGACCTTCCCATTCCCGGCAGGTTGACTCTTTTCGCCCTGGATCATGTCCTGGGCCTGACCTCTTCCACGGAAAAAGAGAACATGGCGGACCTTTTCCCCCGAATGCCGGAAAGCCTTTTCCACCCGGACCCAGAGCCGTATATCCCCCGGGAGGAATGGGAAGAGGACGAAAAGCGGCGAAGCGAGCTCATCCGCTACCACGAAGCCCTTCTTGCCCTGCAGGAAAAGGTCTGGAAGTGGGCGCATCCGCACCTCGAAAGCGATTGGGAACAGACGGAATGGGGGGAAGAACCCGCCGAAGGGCGCTCGCCCGGAGCGCATTATCTTCATTTTCTTGAAGAAGAAAAACGGCTGCGCGAGGAAAATATCCTCGCCCTGCAGGAATATTCCCTGGCGGAACGGGTGGATCGCTTTCGAGCCATCGGGCCGCTGACATTCCTTCGAACATCCCTCGACGAGGAAGGGCGTTTCCTTTACCATTTTCAAATGGAACCCGAAAACGAACTCTCCAAGTTTCGGGAGGGGGATTTTCTCAAGCTGGCGGTCGTCGGCACCCAGGACATCCAGGGCGGCTTCCCGGTCATTCTGGCCGACTATAACCCTGCGGCCGGGAAATTGTCGGTGCTCGCCCGCCAGGGCAGGCTGCCTCTGAACAGGCAACTGGCCTATTCCCTGGAAGAGGACCTGACCGACTGGAACCATCCGAAGCTCACCCACGCCGTCCGCGCGATATTCTCCACGGAATCCTCTGCCGAGGGGAGGCATTCCGTTCTGAAGCTCCTCGCCGGTGAAGGGCATCCGGAGTTTATTCCCGTCCCCCTCACCCCGGTCCGCTCTCCCAAAGGATTCAAGGGTGAACAGCCTTGGGAAAAATCGGGAAACTCACCCTTTTCTGAGGTAACATCCCCTTTCAATTCCCCCCTTGAGGGGGAACTCAGGGGGGTGTTCTTGAAAGATATGCGGCTGTTTCAAGGAACCTGCCCGCCTCCGAACCCAAAGGGGCAAGGGAGATTTTTGCAGAGTCCCTTGGAACAAGAACGGGAAAAGTTTTTGTGGGTGCGGAACTGGATGCAAAGCTTCGAACCCGTTTCAGGGCTCAACGCGGCACAGCGGGCGGCCCTCGAACTTCCTTTCCGCAAGCGGGTGAGCCTCATCGAGGGGCCGCCCGGCACGGGAAAGACCCATCTTCTGGCCTGGATTCTCATCGCCCTCATACTGCAAGCCCAGGAGACGGGCGAACCCCTTCGCATCGCGGTGAGCGCCCTGACCCACCAGGCCATCGACGGGATGCTTGAAAAGGTAGTGAATCTCGTCAACCGCCACCGGATCAAAGGATTTCGAGGGCGTATCATGAAATGGGGGCGTTACAAAGAAGGGGAAGCGGGCGGAAATGCACAGGATGGATCGTCCGGGTGGCCCGGCATTCGGATCGAGCCCCTGAACAACGCCGAAGACATTTCGGGAAGTCCTTATCTCATTCTGGGTTCCACGGGATTCGGACTTTACAATCTCCTGGACGGCAGGAATGGAACGTTCCCCCAAGTCTTCGACTGGATTGTTTTCGACGAGGCTTCGCAGGTGCTCCTCCCCCATGCGCTCCTCAGCCTCCTCTACGGCAAAGGAAACTTCCTTTTTCTCGGCGACGTGAAGCAGTTGCCCCCCATCGTGCTGGGAAGATACGAAGCGGCCTCTCCGGATGTCCACCGGTCGATTCTCGGGCTGCTCCTGGATCGCTATGGTCCGGAGCACCGGGTGCGGCTGGATCGCACCTATCGCATGAACGCTGAACTCTGCGCCTTTCCCAGTCGCATGTGGTACGAGAGCACACTCCAGAGCGACCCCCGCAACGCGGCGTCCAGGCTCGAACTTACTTCCTTTCCCGCTTCATCGTCTCGGGACGGGAATGAATCGCTTCACAGAGGCCTGATAAACCGCATCCTCGATCCGGAAAAACCCATTGCCCTCGTCCTCACCGACCACCAGGGCAACTACCAGAAATCGGACCCAGAAGTGGAAATCATGGTTCAACTGGCCCACCGCTTGATGACCCACCATGGACTCGGCCCGAACCGCCTGGCGCTCATTTCTCCCCACCGGGCCCAGAACAACGCCATGGCGAACCGCCTGAGCCAACTCCTTCAGGAGAGCGACGATGCACTTCCGGTCATCGACACCGTGGAAAGGCTCCAGGGGGCGGAACGGGACGTGATCCTCTTCTCCACGACGACTTCCGACCCCGACCATGTCATGAGCGAATTCCTAAACAATCCCAACCGCTTCAATGTTGCCATCACCCGCGCCAGGCATAAGCTGATCGTCGTCGGAAGCCGCTCCTTTTTTCTGACGGTACCGCAGAATGAAGAAGCCCTGGCGGCCAACGCCTGTTTCAAACAATTCCTCCAGCATTGCAAAGATAAGAAGAGCCTGTTTGCATGGAACAGAGATTGAAAAGAGGGGGAACCTTACGACTCCACTACCAGAGGAACATCATTGACGAAGATGGGGGAATTGCCCCGAAAATGCCGTTGATCCAGTGCCACGCTTGTGATAATTTGTGTTGCAAATCTCATTACCGGACACTTTTCAGGGGGAGCGGCCATGAGATGGCCGCTTAGCCCAAGTTGAAGGCAACAGGGATGGCCCTACCTTTTTCGATCAGGTACTCAAGTGCATTGAGTCCAATCTGAAAGAGACTCAGATCACACCGATGCTTTCGGTGAAAGATCGTGTGCCAGCCTTGGCGCACGGCCTCGACTCCCAAACAGATGATCCAGTAGTAGGCCAGGCACGCTGCGATCATCAGACGGCCCAAGCGGGCTGGATCGGATAAATGGCTCTTGTGCAGGTAGAAACCACGGCTTTTCTGATCGGAAAAGAACGTTTCGATTTTAAATCGCTTTTTGTAAACACTACAGGCGTCTTCGACGGATTCCATGTTGGTGACGAGAAAGATGGGCTCCTTGTAGCCATTTCCCCACCAGGCGATGGCCGTAACAGGCCCATATTCCTCCCTGGAAAAAGAGACTTGGGGAGCAACGAGCGTTTCTCCCGCCTGGAGGTTGCAGGCCATGTCCTCAAAGGAGAACTCGTGATCCTCCGTGCTGAGCATGATGGTTGAAGCTGTACGTGATACATACTGCCAGCCCCATTGGTTGACGGTCTTTTGGTAGTCAACACCATCAAATTCCCCGTCCCCTACCAGGATGATTTGAGCCTCGGCGGGAAGGATGGAGTGAACACGATCGAGAAGTTCAAGATGGATTTCTTCAGGGAAATGCCCCTTCTTACCTTCTCTGACGATCCACGCCAGGGGAAACAGTCTCTTTTTGTAGACAATGCCGATGACCAAGGCTGTGCATCCCATGCCGACAGCACTCCCGTCGATGGCCAGAACGAGAGGCATGCCCGCCAAAGCTGCGATCAGGATCTGAGCAAAGGGCATGAAGTAGATTTCCTGGCTGATGCGCTCATTGTCTATCCAGCGGGAAAACCGTTTGACACGGCTCTCCCGGTTGGCGCTTCTTGTTGGCGTATGGCTCGACCGTCGCTTTCTTGGCCACGTCGGGAAGATTCGTACTTTGGCTGCCAACGATCCCACCGATCATGGAGGCCAAGGTGTTCAGGTGTCGGGCCAGATTACCCTTGGGGGCTCCCGGGTACATTCTTTTCAAAGCATTTCTCACTGCACGGTGGCGTTTCTGGGTATCACTCATGGGGGCTTCCTCTTTGATTCTGAAGTTCTCCGTCAAAATCAAAGCTTATCCCGTCAGGCAAGCCCCCCTTCGGATCACCCCAAAAAGTGTCCGGTAGTCAGGCTGGGGGAAAGAAATGAAAGAGCACGAACTTGTCAAGCAAATCAACAAGACCGGGGAGCGGGTCTTCTTTAGACCAAGACCTCAATTGACTTACTAGGTTCTGTTGACATTTGGGTTCTAATTAATAGATGTCAACAGCACTACTACAAGATGAAACATGGTTGAAGATCCTCCAATTCCTTCGCTCCTGTGTGGATGTTTACGTAGGAGAAGAAGGTGATTGCCGTCTTTTCATTGAGGCACTCCTTTGGATT
This region of Desulforhabdus amnigena genomic DNA includes:
- a CDS encoding IS4 family transposase, which encodes MFPTWPRKRRSSHTPTRSANRESRVKRFSRWIDNERISQEIYFMPFAQILIAALAGMPLVLAIDGSAVGMGCTALVIGIVYKKRLFPLAWIVREGKKGHFPEEIHLELLDRVHSILPAEAQIILVGDGEFDGVDYQKTVNQWGWQYVSRTASTIMLSTEDHEFSFEDMACNLQAGETLVAPQVSFSREEYGPVTAIAWWGNGYKEPIFLVTNMESVEDACSVYKKRFKIETFFSDQKSRGFYLHKSHLSDPARLGRLMIAACLAYYWIICLGVEAVRQGWHTIFHRKHRCDLSLFQIGLNALEYLIEKGRAIPVAFNLG
- a CDS encoding DEAD/DEAH box helicase, translating into MKDKAASATPPDSHKGASFTPHQRERLKECLHALKTRQIYLRDPGTRLFPMNLSTAFFVNLVRDPVLGLPQVLAYRAVDEGGRVVDAACWAIVREDELPAVRQSFSNRFLTAWKKSIADGKGPHLFHFGEGTWQGLREWAEEAGSPNRLSFLWEPGRCHHTDLRRLIRERFDLPIPGRLTLFALDHVLGLTSSTEKENMADLFPRMPESLFHPDPEPYIPREEWEEDEKRRSELIRYHEALLALQEKVWKWAHPHLESDWEQTEWGEEPAEGRSPGAHYLHFLEEEKRLREENILALQEYSLAERVDRFRAIGPLTFLRTSLDEEGRFLYHFQMEPENELSKFREGDFLKLAVVGTQDIQGGFPVILADYNPAAGKLSVLARQGRLPLNRQLAYSLEEDLTDWNHPKLTHAVRAIFSTESSAEGRHSVLKLLAGEGHPEFIPVPLTPVRSPKGFKGEQPWEKSGNSPFSEVTSPFNSPLEGELRGVFLKDMRLFQGTCPPPNPKGQGRFLQSPLEQEREKFLWVRNWMQSFEPVSGLNAAQRAALELPFRKRVSLIEGPPGTGKTHLLAWILIALILQAQETGEPLRIAVSALTHQAIDGMLEKVVNLVNRHRIKGFRGRIMKWGRYKEGEAGGNAQDGSSGWPGIRIEPLNNAEDISGSPYLILGSTGFGLYNLLDGRNGTFPQVFDWIVFDEASQVLLPHALLSLLYGKGNFLFLGDVKQLPPIVLGRYEAASPDVHRSILGLLLDRYGPEHRVRLDRTYRMNAELCAFPSRMWYESTLQSDPRNAASRLELTSFPASSSRDGNESLHRGLINRILDPEKPIALVLTDHQGNYQKSDPEVEIMVQLAHRLMTHHGLGPNRLALISPHRAQNNAMANRLSQLLQESDDALPVIDTVERLQGAERDVILFSTTTSDPDHVMSEFLNNPNRFNVAITRARHKLIVVGSRSFFLTVPQNEEALAANACFKQFLQHCKDKKSLFAWNRD